Proteins encoded within one genomic window of Dehalococcoidia bacterium:
- a CDS encoding SDR family oxidoreductase — protein sequence MQRIAFVTGGNGGIGTAVAERLLSENYLVLYTYNKNDPDPVEILRRYPSSRAYHCNLLDRDEVDNLAKDVLEQYSKVDVLVNNAGVMLDQIFVKMNRDQWDYVIDVNLKSIFSFSHAFLPAMIKQNYGRIINISSITGLKGFHGKANYSASKAGIIGFTRSLAVEVASKGITVNAVTPGMIDTKMIKHIPGKYMVSILNQIPLHRLGRPEEVASLVAFLAGEDSSYITGEAISVSGGY from the coding sequence GTATCGGGACGGCCGTAGCCGAGCGGCTATTAAGTGAAAATTATCTTGTTTTATACACGTACAACAAGAATGACCCCGACCCCGTAGAAATATTGCGGAGGTATCCTTCCTCAAGAGCCTACCATTGTAACCTGCTGGACAGGGACGAAGTGGATAATTTAGCAAAAGATGTCCTGGAGCAATATTCCAAAGTAGACGTACTGGTTAACAATGCCGGCGTAATGCTGGACCAGATTTTCGTTAAAATGAACCGCGACCAATGGGATTACGTTATCGACGTAAACCTGAAGTCTATTTTCAGTTTTTCGCATGCATTCCTTCCAGCTATGATAAAACAGAACTACGGACGTATCATAAATATTTCTTCAATAACCGGCCTCAAGGGTTTTCACGGTAAAGCGAACTATTCGGCGTCCAAAGCCGGCATTATAGGCTTCACGCGCTCTCTGGCAGTGGAGGTAGCCTCCAAGGGTATCACGGTTAACGCAGTGACTCCGGGTATGATAGATACCAAAATGATTAAGCACATCCCTGGGAAATATATGGTCTCTATTTTAAATCAAATACCTTTACACCGCCTCGGTAGACCAGAGGAAGTCGCGTCATTGGTGGCATTCTTAGCGGGAGAAGATAGCTCATATATTACCGGTGAGGCTATTTCCGTAAGCGGAGGATACTAG